CGAGGCGGTTCTGAAGGATGGTAAGGAGGTGGTCCTGAAGGGTGGTAACGAGGTTGCTGCCAATGACCCTGCATCCTCTCATCCAAAAGTCTGTCAATCTCCTCTCGACGCCCCTCGCTTTCGAACCTTCCTAATAGAAACTCCCTAAGTGAAGGAGTGACACCAACACCATACCTCATCACCTCACCAACCATATTCAGACTCAAATCCAATGCACCACTACTACACAGACCTTTAATGACAATTTCATAGGTATATGGGTCGGGTTTTGGCTCCTTTTCCCCCATTTTTGTCAAGATTTGTGAGCATTCAATGGCTTTGTTATTCTGAATCAATTCAGTAAACCATCTATTGGCATATGCAGGAATCACTCTCAAATTGGCATTAACCATCAAATTAAACATTTGCAAAGCATCATCAATCCTTTGGTCCTTAAGATAAGCATCAATCAGTGTTCTATATCCAGTGACATCAGGGCTCAACGATTTCGACTTTAGCTCAGTGAAAAACTCCTCTGCCTTCTCAATCATTCCATGCTCAGCAAACcttataataatgttattataaccaGCGACATCCATAGAAAACTGCCTAGATCCCATCTTTGTACCTACCTTTCTGAATGTACTAACAGCTTCTTCATATTTCCCCTCTGCAAAACACTCATTCACCATTATGTTAAAAGTATCTGAATTCACAGCCTGAAAATTCGGGGGAGTATGATTATCGAGCATTGAATCAAACAACTCCCAAGCCTCTTTCTTCTTTCCATACCTAATCAACACCTCAAGAAGCACATTACAAGTAGCAGGTATCATCTTAAACTGACGATCAAGCAACTCCCGATACGATTCCATAGCTTCCTTCCCTCTTCCTTTGTTGAAGAACCATTCCATAAACGTAGCATTAATAACGCCATCATACACAAGACATCTCTCCTTAAGCTCATAAAAAAACTCATTAGCTTTATTAAAATCATCCAAATCCAAAAACCctttaatcaaattattataaaCAAGAGAATCGGCCCCTAAACCTTTGTTAAGCATTTCCCTAAGAAGATCAACGGCTTCCCCAATCCTCCCAAGATCAATTAACCCTTTAGTTAAATGCCTAAAAGTAACAGCAGAAGGACCAAAAGGAGCCTGAGCTAAAATATGTTTATAAACCTCAAGACCCACATCAACCCTTCCACACTCACAATGAGTAACAATCAaaaaattgtaagaaacaatGTTCGGCACAATATTAGACTgattgaagaaaaattgaaaaagagaTACAGCTTCATCGTACCTTTTTGCGCGGTACATGGAAGCGATAATGGCATTACAAGTGAAGACAGTGGGTCGGGTTTTGGAGAAAACGGATTGACGGGCGAGGATTGAAGCACTATCTAGGTCGTTGGCCCGGATTAGGGATTGGACCCGGTTATGGAGATTGAGGCGCGGGCCAGTGAGTGCGGAAGTGGTGTCGGGGAGACGGGGAGCGTTAGGGTTAGGAGGAGGACGAGGAGAATTATCGCGACGAAGGGCGTGTAGAGGAGGCTCGATGCGGAGACGGCGTTTTCGTCGGCGGCGTTCTGCGGCCGCTTCCTCGGCGGAGGAGAAGGCGTATGTGCGGCGATTGAGGATAGAAAATGATGGGCTAGGGTTTAGGTTAGGATGAAGAGGGGTGGTGGGGGTGGAAAGTGAAGGGATTGTGCGGCGGAGAGAACGAATGAGGAAGCGGTAAGACATGGGTGGTTGATGGGGAGAATTCAGGAATGGGGATCAAAGGATGGATGGAGGATTTAGGTGTGATAAACCCTAAATAAATGGCTAAACCCTAATAAGAGTATCATGAAATGTCTCTCATTCAATTTACGTCATATCCAACTTATTTTAAtcaatttcatatatataattttttgtatgAGATGGTTTCACAGTGAGACATAGTATATATAGGttgagtaattttttattttgaggtcaTTTTACCAAAAAAACGATCTTTCATGAGAATAGCTCTTTCATATTAATAAATAGACCATATCAcaatttttaatctcatctactTTTTAAATCTCTTTAACATCATCAATGTTATGCAAATgcaatatattttttcatctaTTACTAACTTTTCATACTctctttaatatttatttattttctctttaatgtaATTCTAGTCGGACAAAGATTATATATGCATTTCAATGTACTATTATTTAATAGTGTTAATAAAGTTTAATTGTCGAATTTATGTTTTGATTAAAATTGTGATTGTTAATATCTTAATTTCACAATCAAATTACACGCAAATTTCATCTTGCAAATTCTCTATGGTTCAATCTCAAAAGTTATGAATTTACGGCCtctttggtacatggtattagagggcggtaatggtaataaaattaagtaaaaaatttggttgtttggatgccttcaatggtaatggatggtaataaaataaggtaatgaaattaccaaaaagagccctttttattatcatcaaacaacctggtattaggctgtaatggtaatgaagtattactgtggtaataaaataaggtaatgttgtccaaaaaaaataatgaagaaaaaaaaggtaatgtatgtaattatccacaaaaatattattattaaaaaaagaatcattagattgaataatttagatacaataatgcttttagatacaaatatacaataatgaaactaagagtcattaccattttttattactaacaaccaaatgcaatcaatggaatattatcttccattactaTTCTTTAGTcttgcacaccaaacaaaagaatcttcattaccaattctcatatccattccttcattattattgccattacaacattttattcccattacttcattaccatcaaccaaacaggCCGTTAGGGTACTTCCTCCCCTTCTCTTGGTTTCCTTTGCAATTTAGGGATATGATACACATGTTtaccaattttaaaatttaaataacacTGTTGCAAATTCTCTAAATTTGTtcaccaaaacaaatttatttCATTCAGTGCTGCAAATTTGACATACTTTCACTATATAGTGAATTTTGAACTTTGGATAACCGACATTCTTTTAGGGCTTTGGCTAATTTAAGGCGTTGGAGATTGGATAAAATTTTTCCGATATAGATAAATACTAGAGCACATCAAAAATAAGCTTTTGAAGTGATAAGCTCTgaaaaatatcaagtttttcTTTGTGACTTTGCAAAGTATATACATTAAAGTTTAAGTTTTGATCATTCTATATTATCAAATTTATTCATTTCATCTCAATCTATCATCTCTCACATAGTGTCTAGGAAACATAATTTCTCTCTTTTTATCTCATAAGCTATTTCGGATATGTTAAATAAAAGACTGATTATGACCTAGAGAACGAGCatcaatttatgaattttatctACACTACTATATatttcttctaattttttttagttgtcccattttcttaatCCTTATTTTCTTATTCATCTTAATATTTGTGTCCAAACTAAATGGaacaactaaattaaattggagggagtattatttttcatcatagttatttgttttttttcttctatATATTGAAGTAacctttacaaaaaaaataagtttcttATTCATCTTTCCTATATTTATTTGTCCTATATTCACATACAACCTTCATTTAACAAAtgaaaaattcacaaaaatatagCAATAGGCAAGGCCTAACTGActaaataaaatctcaaaaaatGAAATCTACTTGATTCAAACATACCTTCAATTGATAGATACAACTCTATATAAAGCTTAAATTAGTCTTCAAATCATCTCCATGTTAAATGTGACTTTCATAATCTCAATAATTAGTATGAACTTGCAACTAAGGATTAAGAGGCggaatatatatgatatatacccCATTAATTGTGATAATACTGCACAAGGCAGAGTACCCTCTATTATAATGAtttctaccctcctcataggggtgtcgaaagtctttctctgcacatgtttAAACCACTTCAATCTATTTTTGCGCATTTTTCCAGTAATAAGGgttacccctagtttgtccctaaactcttggttccttattcgatccatcaatgtgtgcccacacatccatcTCAGCATACGCAATtctgtaactttcatcttatgttcaaaaatcttctttacaggccaataTTCGGTCCActatagcagagcaggtctgattgtcgcccggtagaatttttcttttaacttgcttgggaatttcctatcacatagcactgcagtggctgctcgccacttgagccaattCGCATGTATatgatgatttacatctccgtcaatctccctatccttttgaatgatcgatcccaaatacttgtacttggtcgtacttttaacaactgcttcatcaatggacacctcttgttcacctaccggtgatgtcccactaaagtcacagcacAAATACTCGGTCAtcgtacgactaatgcgcaaTCCTTTatcttctaaagcttccctccactcatccaatttattactaacctcctctctagtttctactaccagcactatgtcgtcagcgaatagcatgcaccacagtaccgtctcccaaatagatttagaaatctcttccataatgacagtaaaaatgaaagggcttagagtcGATCCCTGATATAATCCAACTTTAACCGAAAAAGGCTCTATTATCCCCATtggtgtttgaatgttagtcgaaactttgtcatacatatcccgtatagcctcaatgtacacaaaagaaatacctctagccttgaggctatcccaaatGACACGttgtggtatgctatcatacgctttctccaagtcgatgaacaccatatgcagatcCTTCTTTCGttccctatatttctccatcagtctcctcaaaacatgaattgcctcaatggttgaccttcctagcataaaatcgaattggttctctctaatcactggttcctgtctaattctcctctctatttaatctttcccacaatttcattgtgtggcttaaaAATTTGATACTTCTATAGTTCCTGCATACTTGCGCATCGCTTTTGATTTTAAACAGAGGTACTAGTGTgctattcctccattcttctggcattttatgtgtcctcaaaataatattaaagaggttagtcagccaacgaatgccctcttctcctaCCCCCTCCACACCTCCATCGGGATGTTATCTGGCCCGACTGCCTTTGTTCaccccatctttttgagagcttctcctacttcttCTGTGGTAATATCACTCGTTGACCCATATTCCAGTGGTCTTTGGGCGTCAGAAATTTGATTATCCGCCTCCTTTGGCTCCCTAGACTCATTGAGTAGCTGAGAGATATACTAAAGCCATCTGgttttgatgtcctcttgtctcCAGAGAACTCATCCTCCCTCATCCTTGACGTATTtcactgcctctaagtcttTCCACTGCCTGGACCTAGTCattgccaacttaaaaatctgcTTTTCCCCttctttggtatcaagcttccGATACAAGTCCTTATAACCACGGTTTTTTTTGCCTCCGTTACCACTTTCTTTGCCGCCcgctttgcttctttatagctcACTTTCTTTTATATCCTATCCTCCTCTTCCGTGCATGTCATGAGTTCCTTAAATCTCTTGCTtttatcctttatcttcttttccaccACATCGTTCCACCACCACGACTCTTTGAATACTTTTGGTTTACCCGATGACACCCCAAGgtctcttttgccacttttctaatggtttttgCCATTGAAACAGTCCAGACCAGCATAAACAGTATAATAATACTGTTTGCAAATCATAGCGAAAGATTTATAGAAGTCTGGgttgaatccgacctgtggctcgatatcCGCAacaaaccaatatcagagtgtttaaaactttttacataattaagtacatactatttacaaaaacattatgaaattattacaatttaattttcaaatatctaatttacaaaatgtatttcaaaaagaagTCTTCGCCTCGCAAGTAACACATAATACATGTAGGCATCGTCTCCAAAGCTAAGCTAACCTGAAAATGGATCTATCTTCCGTAAgggataggccccatcaaagactgtcaacaattgaattgttgagtaatccaacaaactattacatttatatacaagtcattaacaaacatgtCCAACTTAATCTTTTGCTCATTTGGTATCTCCttataaaagattaatttacCAAAAcctaaactcttttaaaagaccattgggtatcgacataaatacgactAAGAACCTTTGGTTCATAGTGAATCAAAACATGGCTATAACTTTATAAGTTTATAGCGAAAATCAAAATACgactattactttacaagtcaataacgaaacaatacgacaaatgaaacatatgatttcatttgcgaaacaaacaaaactttatataccaaacgtatttattcaaatctcatattaaaacaatgatataacaacacttaaaaacgtgggaatatatggattgtcaggaagtaggcttgacctaaatcctgagaacacgggtgatcgtcatcaccgaaaatacggttcttgcaagaacaaAACGGGATCGaaggctcgagaccgatccgaataaccattacctattatcaagctataggatttcacaataatttggatataaatatccgttgccaattctcaaaaacggacatttttcaatgtcgaatgttttattataaaacaaaacaagaattcaaTTGATTtgctttgaaatcaacaatcattacttaaaatataaatcaattcatcatcaaccatcaacatataagaacttgagttactatcaatggagtttaacaatatccaacttatatcctatgcaaataatatcaactaatcaaatatcCAATTGATACTTATGTTCCCGAATTTGATACTTGAACCAAcacccataataatcaattaagaaccataactcaacaataccaatcaataaagaaagaataataaccctaaattgatcccaaatacccaataaataaccttaaacatttgattaaaagaatacccaatttatttcatagcttCTAATCCCACTTTATAAAACCCGTATTAGTATCATTTTAGGAcacctgttagtattttggtcataactttttcATACGAACTCATATAGAGGTGATTCAAGTGGATACGTGGCCATGACTCAGAGCTCTACAATTCTTGTAAAGATTAAAACCTAGAAAAAATCAGAACGGCCCCGAAAATGGAAAAACAGAAACCTTATTATCGATTTCCATGACagcctgttagtattttggacataactccctcatacgaactcattttggggcgattcaagtgcccacatgATCGAGACTCGGAGCTCaacaaattttatgagacaccaGAACTCAAAAACAATTATAACTAACCTGAAAATGGCCAACACAGAACGCTCAGTTTCTGAACAGAATTTTCAATatccaaaatactaaattttatactagaacCAAATAACAAacaaccaatactaatcaacactaaaaacaacccaattactaattgaattcatatattcatcttaaatttaagttgatacttaaatttgaatcaaagacccaaattgaatccacaaatactaaactactttaaaactttcaatttatacataaatgaaatagtttgtgggttacctcaatcaccattgaagaaCACACTTGTAAGCTTCAAAAGACATGGGTGAACTAgctaacttcaacacaatttttaaTCACCATTGAAGAACCTTCCAACTTTCAATCTTGAACTTTAATTTGAGTcacaaatctccaatttgaTCTTGATAGATGAATCCTAGTTCTCGTTTCTTCAATTAACCAAATTTTACACTTGAATTGATATAAACCCTAACCTTAGTGATGATTGGAACTTGATGATACTTAATCAATTTGCTTCTAATAACTTAGGTCTTTTGATAATCAAAGCAATAAAAAGTTGAATTCTGAATTTTGGTGTGTTTTGGAGTAGAAATCGTGATTCCATAAGATGGTGATATCGCTATGAAGTAGGAGTAATTTTAGTTCTCTACAAGAGGAAGTGAAGGATGATGATTCCTGATGATGAGTATTGAGGTTTATGAAGAGGTGGGTTAGTAAATAGATTGACACATCCTCTAAATGACTCATACATCATTTCAACTATTTTCAATTACGTTCAGTTTTCTTTGTATTACTTACTTCGATCCCAAATTAAATACGACTGATATCcttaagtaataaaatattattctgAGTCCCAATAAAATAACATAGttaaaatttaataccaaattaacttaataattactattaattaaGCGGCTAATTTAAGGGCTATTTCAGCCATGTTCACCCACATTTCATTCGCATCCTCGGACTGACTTGGGAAGCccaataaacttatcttgcttGACAGGGTTGTGACCATATCCCCTTTGAGTCTCCCCCACATGATGTTTCCTCTGGACTCGACCTTCTTCTCTATgattttcttcctcatcctgaaAACCAGTACTAAAAGCCTGTGTTGGGTGGGCATCTTTGTACCCAACACCACCTTATAATCCAAGCATGAGGCCCGATTTCCCTTGCGCACTAAGAAATAGTCAACTTGGGTTGCATGCACACCGCTCTATATGTGATTAAAtgctcatctttctttctaaagatcgaGTTTGCTATAACCAATTCTTTGCTAGCGCAAACTCCAGAAAATTCTCCCCACTCTCATTCCTTGCCCCCAAACCAAACCCTCCACGCACCGAGTTATAGTTGCCTGCATCTCTGCCTATATGTCCGTTAAAGTCTTCTTCTAAGAAAACTTTCTCATCTTTCGGGATAGTTCTCATGAGGTCTCCTAGGTTATCCCAGAACTCGCACTTCACCTGTTCATCGAGCCCAACTTGGGGCCCGTACGCACTGACAATGGATATAATCTCTTCCCCCCACTACTATCCTAACTAGCATAATCTTGTCATTACACCTCCTTACTTCAACCAATTGCTTTAGGATATCATTAGACACTAGGATGCCAATCCAGTTACGTCTGCCGTCCAAACCTGCATACCACAACTTATATCCCTTTATACCCTTTTCCTTTTGCCATTTCCACCTAGTAAATCTTGTGCTCATTGGCCAACTCCAACGACTTGGCTTCTAGGGTACCTATGTTCTAAGTCTCTACTTTTAGTTCTAGATCCTACTTAAGTTGCCTCCCTAACCCCCTCTCCTTGGACTAAGGTAAAATGTTACAATCAGATCACTAACAGAGATcaacacaaaataaataatagatagaataaataaataagtacatagaaaattaattaaatgaaagaAAGATAGAACACTACTGAGTATGAAAACAATCCTTTCAAAGAGTATGAGAACACTCCAACATATGATAACAGCAAGTGCATAtacaaaatacaataaaaaaaacagatCTTCCAAACCCAAAATACCAAACAAGATTAAAAAGTAAGCAGCTAAATAAAACAAACACTAAATAGATAGAGTATAAGAATAAGAAGATGAAGGTTAAGGAGGGGTATCACCTGCACCTCGATTGGGTGATTACTGGTGTACTAACGCCGACGGTGCTTTCACCTTTACAACGCTTTGGACCACCTATGGTGTCTGAGTTGTAAGAAGTATAGCAGCGTCCACACATGCTACGATCACCGTCCGACGACTTGTTGTTGGTCGACGACCTATTAAAACCTTCGGTGGTGCTGCGGCGAGGTATCGGTGTCGTCGGTGGAAGATAAATTGTCGAGTCACAGAGGAAATGGCGGTGAAATCGAAAATATAGAAGAAAAAACGATGAGAATGGCAGAGATTTGAATGAAGTACATAAACAATGGCGATTAACTGTTAAACGAATGGgaaaatggagatgaaaaaTA
This Amaranthus tricolor cultivar Red isolate AtriRed21 chromosome 13, ASM2621246v1, whole genome shotgun sequence DNA region includes the following protein-coding sequences:
- the LOC130798644 gene encoding pentatricopeptide repeat-containing protein At1g10270-like, with amino-acid sequence MSYRFLIRSLRRTIPSLSTPTTPLHPNLNPSPSFSILNRRTYAFSSAEEAAAERRRRKRRLRIEPPLHALRRDNSPRPPPNPNAPRLPDTTSALTGPRLNLHNRVQSLIRANDLDSASILARQSVFSKTRPTVFTCNAIIASMYRAKRYDEAVSLFQFFFNQSNIVPNIVSYNFLIVTHCECGRVDVGLEVYKHILAQAPFGPSAVTFRHLTKGLIDLGRIGEAVDLLREMLNKGLGADSLVYNNLIKGFLDLDDFNKANEFFYELKERCLVYDGVINATFMEWFFNKGRGKEAMESYRELLDRQFKMIPATCNVLLEVLIRYGKKKEAWELFDSMLDNHTPPNFQAVNSDTFNIMVNECFAEGKYEEAVSTFRKVGTKMGSRQFSMDVAGYNNIIIRFAEHGMIEKAEEFFTELKSKSLSPDVTGYRTLIDAYLKDQRIDDALQMFNLMVNANLRVIPAYANRWFTELIQNNKAIECSQILTKMGEKEPKPDPYTYEIVIKGLCSSGALDLSLNMVGEVMRYGVGVTPSLREFLLGRFESEGRREEIDRLLDERMQGHWQQPRYHPSGPPPYHPSEPPRYHPSGPPPHYPSGPSPPHLSGPPPSNPLGQPQPLGPGQLPRPAGPSGLSPPIEFRNSES